In Argopecten irradians isolate NY chromosome 11, Ai_NY, whole genome shotgun sequence, one DNA window encodes the following:
- the LOC138334597 gene encoding uncharacterized protein, translating into MLKQAAVILCVVGLSLADSYKGSYKGYNNGGWSMNGYGRGWGNMGYGPYGGNGMFGGSMMGYGYRPRWGMGNMMSGFGNTFGGFGNMGNMMGRGYGWGYPMGYSMMGYGNVMGGGYGNPMMGGMMNGYGNGYGWGGRMMGYGGYPYGGMNSMWGNSYYPGMGGYGRAFMGMGNGYGWGNMMNNGMMGGYGGWRMGGGYGNGYGYGNGYGYGNRYGNGYGYGNGYGNGYGNGWGRKGFGGMGGMFGKGMSKVN; encoded by the coding sequence ATGCTGAAACAAGCTGCAGTAATCCTTTGCGTGGTGGGCCTAAGCCTCGCAGACTCTTACAAAGGCAGTTACAAGGGCTACAACAATGGCGGCTGGTCCATGAACGGTTATGGACGAGGCTGGGGAAACATGGGATATGGCCCATACGGAGGAAACGGGATGTTCGGAGGCAGCATGATGGGATACGGATATCGCCCAAGATGGGGAATGGGAAACATGATGAGTGGTTTCGGAAACACGTTCGGAGGTTTCGGAAATATGGGAAATATGATGGGAAGAGGATATGGCTGGGGGTATCCAATGGGATACAGCATGATGGGGTATGGAAACGTGATGGGAGGTGGATATGGAAACCCCATGATGGGAGGCATGATGAATGGGTACGGAAATGGTTACGGATGGGGTGGAAGAATGATGGGATACGGAGGTTACCCATATGGCGGTATGAACAGCATGTGGGGCAACTCTTACTACCCAGGCATGGGAGGTTACGGAAGAGCTTTCATGGGAATGGGCAACGGCTACGGATGGGGTAACATGATGAATAATGGTATGATGGGTGGTTACGGAGGATGGAGAATGGGCGGTGGCTATGGAAACGGATATGGATATGGAAACGGATATGGATACGGAAACAGATACGGGAACGGATATGGATACGGAAACGGATACGGGAACGGATACGGGAACGGATGGGGCCGAAAGGGATTTGGAGGAATGGGGGGAATGTTCGGAAAAGGCATGAGCAAGGTAAACTAA